In Rhodothermus marinus DSM 4252, a single genomic region encodes these proteins:
- the smc gene encoding chromosome segregation protein SMC codes for MYLSKLELQGFKSFADRTVLHFDPGITAIVGPNGCGKSNLVDAVRWVIGEQRARVLRSERMEHVIFNGTARRRPVGMAEVLLTIENTRGILPLHYSEVTIGRRLYRSGESEYLLNGTPCRLRDIQELFMDTGMGAGAYSVIELKMIEDILSDNAQDRRHLFEEAAGITRYKLRRTQTLRKLDATRGDLTRLRDLIEEVRRQVDTLKRQADRAERFRRYRDELRALEQALLRHDYDRLREQADALEALLDEVQTRLREARTRYETLEAEQTELQQQLTQTETALEAAQERLHALQNRLQALDSEGRLLDERLQAARSEQERLQREAKEAEHQEQRLRQALEAAETAVREAMPRHEAAEAALRQALEARDAAQHALEQQRERVREARRLLQQAEQTLHEARRQLDRQSNRRELLEQERERLDAEQKTLDAQLQTLETEQEETLRKRKTARQTCERLRKEIEALEARRQALRQEIAARNEALHRRERRLEAVQAEARLLEQVLTAYEDFPEAVPFLARTSGWTEAPLQTVADLLGIAPELQPALDTALGERAAWIVVATEEEARQALRLLREAEKGRATFIVLDGLTPPNDPPEIPDARPLLDHVRLARPELRPLAASLLHDAYLVDDLETARRLARSTSAPTRFFTPQGEWIDSRNWWHGGSMQAPRSPLSGRLDRRERLNALQTEAASLETEIARLRDERATLEQQLQALPFDTRRQALREAEQALRTLEQQATRHEATRESLRQRLEALKTRRTQLDEAQATLAAELQTLRQTLMEAEQTVAERQRALQEAEAALQQAEADYRATMEQLNQVQLQAAETRNRLDNLRREQQQLRQRLEGLQRRQQERAQQQKQLATRLAQDQERRRTIEAERNARSAELPPAEAEVQRLRQQLVALRTAFERAERQLRDLRRAYEQEQQQERQYQVQLAETRTRLTALAEHAREHLDVDDPSRLPEPPADFDVQQTREQIETLRRRMANLGTVNELALEQYQEEKERLDFLLTQQQDLESAEATLETTIQEINQTAAARFLETFETIRRNFQELFRELFGGDARADLVLADPNDPLESPIEILARPRGKRPSTLAQLSGGEKALTAIALLFALYLTKPSPFCILDEVDAPLDEANVERFMRLLRSFSENTQFILITHNLRTMELSDRLYGVTMQEPGVSTLVSVRLEEAAELAGR; via the coding sequence ATGTACCTGAGCAAGCTCGAACTGCAAGGCTTCAAGAGTTTCGCGGACCGGACGGTCCTGCACTTCGATCCCGGTATCACGGCCATCGTCGGCCCCAACGGCTGCGGCAAGTCGAACCTGGTCGATGCCGTCCGCTGGGTCATCGGCGAGCAGCGTGCCCGCGTGCTCCGCTCCGAACGCATGGAGCACGTGATCTTCAACGGCACGGCCCGCCGCCGCCCCGTCGGCATGGCCGAGGTACTGCTGACCATCGAAAACACGCGGGGCATCCTGCCGCTCCACTACAGCGAAGTCACCATCGGCCGCCGCCTCTACCGCTCCGGCGAGTCCGAGTACCTGCTCAACGGCACCCCCTGCCGCCTGCGCGACATCCAGGAGCTGTTCATGGATACAGGCATGGGGGCCGGCGCCTACTCGGTCATCGAGCTGAAAATGATCGAGGACATCCTCTCGGACAATGCCCAGGACCGACGTCATCTTTTCGAGGAGGCGGCCGGAATCACCCGCTACAAGCTGCGCCGCACGCAGACGCTCCGTAAGCTCGACGCCACGCGCGGCGACCTGACCCGCCTGCGCGACCTGATCGAAGAGGTCCGGCGCCAGGTCGATACGCTCAAACGCCAGGCCGACCGCGCCGAACGTTTCCGCCGCTACCGCGACGAACTGCGCGCGCTCGAACAGGCGCTCCTGCGCCACGACTACGACCGGCTGCGCGAACAAGCCGACGCGCTCGAAGCTCTGCTGGACGAGGTGCAGACGCGCCTGCGCGAAGCCCGCACCCGCTACGAAACGCTCGAAGCGGAACAGACCGAACTGCAGCAGCAGCTCACGCAGACCGAAACGGCGCTGGAGGCCGCGCAGGAACGCCTGCACGCGCTCCAGAATCGCCTGCAGGCGCTCGATAGCGAAGGCCGCCTGCTGGACGAGCGCCTGCAGGCCGCCCGAAGCGAACAGGAACGGCTGCAGCGCGAAGCGAAAGAGGCCGAACACCAGGAACAGCGCCTGCGGCAGGCGCTGGAAGCCGCCGAGACGGCCGTCCGGGAAGCCATGCCCCGGCACGAAGCGGCCGAGGCCGCCCTGCGCCAGGCCCTGGAGGCCCGAGACGCCGCCCAGCACGCGCTGGAGCAGCAGCGAGAGCGCGTCCGCGAAGCCCGTCGCCTGCTGCAACAGGCCGAACAGACCCTGCACGAAGCGCGCCGCCAGCTCGACCGCCAGAGCAACCGGCGCGAACTGCTGGAACAGGAACGCGAACGCCTCGACGCCGAACAGAAGACGCTCGACGCGCAGCTGCAGACGCTCGAAACCGAGCAGGAAGAAACCCTCCGGAAACGCAAGACCGCGCGCCAGACGTGCGAACGGCTTCGGAAGGAAATCGAAGCGCTGGAGGCCCGCCGACAGGCGTTGCGTCAGGAGATCGCCGCCCGCAACGAAGCGCTGCACCGACGGGAACGGCGGCTGGAGGCCGTGCAGGCCGAAGCGCGATTGCTAGAACAGGTGCTCACGGCCTACGAGGACTTTCCGGAGGCCGTCCCCTTCCTGGCTCGCACCTCAGGCTGGACGGAAGCACCGCTGCAGACCGTGGCCGACCTGCTCGGCATCGCGCCCGAGCTGCAACCGGCCCTCGACACGGCGCTCGGCGAGCGGGCCGCCTGGATCGTCGTGGCTACCGAAGAGGAAGCCCGACAGGCACTCCGGTTGCTCCGCGAGGCGGAAAAAGGCCGGGCCACCTTCATCGTGCTGGACGGGTTGACGCCTCCGAACGATCCACCCGAGATCCCCGACGCCCGTCCCCTTCTCGATCACGTGCGGCTGGCCCGTCCCGAACTGCGACCGCTGGCCGCCTCACTGTTGCACGACGCCTATCTGGTCGATGACCTAGAGACGGCCCGCCGTCTGGCCCGGAGCACTTCGGCGCCGACCCGCTTCTTCACGCCACAGGGCGAGTGGATCGACAGCCGGAACTGGTGGCACGGCGGCAGCATGCAGGCGCCGCGCTCGCCCCTCAGCGGCCGCCTCGACCGTCGCGAGCGACTGAACGCCCTTCAGACCGAGGCCGCCTCGCTGGAAACGGAGATCGCCCGCCTGCGCGACGAGCGCGCCACGCTGGAACAGCAACTGCAGGCGCTTCCCTTCGACACCCGGCGGCAGGCCCTGCGCGAGGCCGAGCAGGCGCTGCGCACGCTGGAGCAACAGGCCACCCGCCACGAGGCCACGCGCGAGTCGCTTCGCCAGCGCCTCGAAGCCCTGAAAACCCGCCGGACGCAACTGGACGAAGCACAGGCGACCCTTGCGGCCGAACTGCAGACGCTCCGGCAAACGCTGATGGAAGCCGAGCAGACGGTGGCCGAGCGCCAGCGTGCGCTGCAGGAGGCCGAAGCCGCCCTTCAGCAGGCAGAAGCCGACTACCGGGCCACCATGGAGCAGCTGAACCAGGTGCAATTGCAGGCGGCCGAAACGCGCAACCGGCTGGACAACCTCCGACGCGAGCAGCAACAGCTTCGCCAGCGGCTGGAAGGTCTCCAGCGTCGCCAGCAGGAACGCGCGCAGCAGCAGAAGCAGCTGGCAACGCGCCTGGCACAGGACCAGGAGCGACGCCGGACTATCGAAGCAGAGCGAAACGCCCGCAGCGCCGAACTGCCTCCTGCCGAGGCTGAAGTGCAGCGGCTCCGTCAGCAGCTCGTCGCGCTCCGCACGGCCTTCGAGCGCGCCGAGCGTCAGCTGCGCGACCTCCGCCGCGCCTACGAGCAGGAGCAGCAGCAGGAACGTCAGTATCAGGTGCAACTAGCCGAAACGCGCACGCGCCTGACCGCCCTGGCCGAGCATGCCCGCGAACATCTGGACGTGGACGATCCCTCCCGCCTGCCCGAACCGCCGGCCGACTTCGACGTGCAGCAAACGCGGGAGCAGATCGAAACGCTACGCCGCCGGATGGCCAACCTCGGCACCGTCAACGAACTGGCACTCGAACAGTATCAAGAAGAAAAGGAACGGCTCGACTTTCTGCTGACCCAGCAGCAGGATCTGGAATCGGCCGAGGCCACGCTGGAAACCACCATTCAGGAGATCAACCAGACGGCCGCCGCCCGCTTTCTGGAGACCTTCGAAACGATCCGTCGCAACTTTCAGGAACTGTTCCGCGAACTGTTCGGCGGCGACGCCCGGGCCGATCTCGTGCTGGCCGACCCGAACGATCCGCTGGAGTCGCCCATCGAGATTCTGGCGCGTCCCCGCGGCAAGCGTCCCAGCACGCTCGCCCAGCTCTCCGGGGGTGAAAAGGCCCTGACGGCCATTGCCCTGCTTTTTGCGCTGTATCTGACCAAACCCAGCCCGTTCTGCATTCTCGACGAAGTGGACGCGCCGCTGGACGAAGCCAACGTCGAGCGCTTCATGCGCCTGCTGCGCAGCTTTTCTGAAAACACCCAGTTCATCCTCATCACGCACAACCTGCGCACGATGGAGCTGTCGGACCGGCTCTACGGCGTCACGATGCAGGAGCCGGGCGTTTCGACGCTGGTCAGCGTCCGCCTCGAAGAAGCGGCCGAGCTGGCCGGACGCTGA
- a CDS encoding efflux RND transporter periplasmic adaptor subunit yields MAALVLVLAVGGLLLYAFWPVLTGREEVTRPEDVQASAPPVAVEAVVVQPVDFPLRAEATGTLAPWRQTEISAEISGRVVERRVEEGDRVAAGQVLVVLDDEEARLALAEAEAALLKARSEYAVQLSQSGAAGIDSTRLAEARRAWQAAQEAYARGEIDEAALDEARQRYEALLLLSGAQREAVRRVVTGLAEAEQRVARARLQLNRTRIRAPFAGRVADLQVEVGRHVSPGQVLMQLLDDRRMKVEVDVLEADLVHIRPGASAWVRLPALGDTVVAGVVHTVNPRIDPKTGAGRVTVAVPNPEGRLLAGMFAYVALETRTLPDRLVVPAEAVLVRQGRDLVFVIRNGRAQWTYVTTGPRSGDHVVLLDGVAPGDTVAVSGHHALAHDAPVEVTAVHPAFEVND; encoded by the coding sequence GTGGCGGCGCTGGTGCTCGTGCTGGCCGTCGGCGGTTTGCTGCTCTATGCGTTCTGGCCGGTGCTTACCGGCCGTGAGGAGGTCACGCGTCCCGAGGACGTGCAGGCCTCGGCGCCGCCGGTGGCCGTCGAGGCCGTGGTGGTGCAGCCGGTGGACTTCCCGCTGCGGGCCGAGGCGACCGGTACGCTGGCGCCCTGGCGCCAGACCGAAATCAGCGCCGAGATCAGCGGGCGTGTCGTGGAACGCCGCGTGGAAGAGGGAGATCGGGTGGCGGCCGGGCAGGTGCTTGTGGTGCTCGATGATGAGGAGGCGCGGCTGGCGCTGGCCGAGGCCGAGGCGGCCCTGCTGAAGGCCCGCAGCGAGTATGCCGTCCAGCTCAGTCAGAGCGGGGCGGCCGGGATCGACTCGACGCGGCTGGCCGAAGCGCGGCGGGCCTGGCAGGCCGCGCAGGAAGCCTATGCGCGGGGGGAGATTGACGAGGCGGCGCTGGACGAGGCGCGGCAGCGCTATGAGGCGTTGCTGTTGCTCTCCGGCGCACAGCGGGAGGCCGTGCGCCGCGTGGTGACCGGTCTGGCCGAGGCCGAACAGCGCGTGGCACGGGCCCGGCTCCAGCTCAACCGCACGCGCATCCGGGCGCCGTTTGCCGGGCGCGTGGCCGACCTGCAGGTAGAGGTCGGTCGGCATGTGAGTCCCGGCCAGGTGCTGATGCAACTCTTGGACGACCGCCGCATGAAGGTGGAAGTCGATGTGCTGGAGGCCGATCTGGTGCATATCCGTCCGGGCGCTTCGGCCTGGGTGCGGCTCCCGGCGCTTGGCGATACGGTGGTGGCGGGCGTCGTGCACACGGTTAATCCCCGCATCGACCCGAAGACCGGGGCCGGACGCGTGACCGTGGCCGTGCCGAATCCGGAAGGACGCCTGCTGGCCGGCATGTTTGCCTACGTGGCGCTGGAGACGCGCACGCTGCCCGACCGGCTGGTCGTGCCGGCCGAGGCCGTACTCGTGCGCCAGGGACGCGATCTGGTCTTTGTGATTCGCAACGGACGGGCGCAGTGGACCTACGTGACGACCGGGCCGCGCTCGGGGGATCACGTGGTGCTGCTCGATGGCGTGGCGCCGGGCGATACGGTGGCCGTCAGCGGCCATCATGCGCTGGCGCACGATGCGCCCGTCGAGGTGACGGCCGTGCATCCGGCCTTCGAGGTGAACGACTGA
- a CDS encoding efflux RND transporter permease subunit yields the protein MRALVGWCLRRPVAVTAWSLLALGLAAIAYVRLPVALLPELRYPALAVWTAYPDVPPERVERAVTERVEAAVAGVEGVVEVTGRSLLGGSLVVLRFGWNTDLNLALLNVREQLDQLGDALPDEAERPVVLRLDPSDRPIMLLALRQALPRDTLRRVAAGESFQDLVALKRLARDVVARRLEQLEGVARVRVTGGYEPEVEVRLDPERLIRYGLTVAQIEQRLRAANATLPGGLIRRGPFRYAVEVSGAFTEPADVAETIVGYAGRTPLRLADVAEVRPGVAERRGLVRFDGEEALLLLVERAADANTVVAARQVRRTLRELEAEVPGVRLDVVVDESLFIRQAIAGVQQAVLLGGVLALVVLLVFLRRPRVLLAVAVAVPLSLALTLIAFEVADITLNLLSLSGLALGVGMLVDNAIVVTENIARLREQGYAPLDAAREGTVEVAAAITASTLTTIAVFGPLAFVEGLAGRLFRDQALAVVFSLLASLVVALTVVPVLASRDRRSGRLEPFGTRWLLVHYEALLRRALRRRGLVVLLTLLALAGAALIAWHLPRQVMPHADLKRLTVHLSAPPGTDLPQLSRWAAQIETAALRLPAVQHVLADLGERDEARLDLDPRPPYEGTLTVLLDERARSETVAGQLRRMPMPPALTVEVLLERTQLEALLARGEADLWLDLQADLRAEAEAAADQVLPQLRREPALVNVRRAFAEEVPGYALHFRRDVMARFGVDARQLADWLAAAARGLEATALQTVNETIPIRLRLPEAQALQRLLQTEIPTAQGLKPIGLFVEARPVSLPASLLRAGQAPVVRLLADVAPGADLAAARDALARALEVLPPGVRGTIGGATDAFREGLRGAAWSLLLSLLLVFLILAAQFESLRQPLIILFTVPLATIGVVLTLTLTGQSVNLMSLTGLVVLVGIVVNDAIIKVDFINRRRAEGMPLLEAIEAAGRDRLRPILMTTVTTVLGLLPLALGLGAGAALQQPLAITIIGGLTSATLLTLIVVPVLYVLVAGSERRTL from the coding sequence ATGCGCGCGCTGGTTGGCTGGTGCCTGCGGCGTCCGGTGGCCGTCACGGCCTGGAGCCTGCTCGCACTCGGGCTGGCGGCGATCGCCTACGTGCGGCTGCCGGTGGCGCTTTTGCCCGAGCTGCGCTATCCGGCGCTGGCGGTCTGGACGGCCTATCCCGACGTGCCGCCCGAACGTGTGGAGCGGGCCGTGACCGAACGCGTCGAGGCGGCCGTGGCCGGCGTGGAGGGGGTCGTGGAGGTAACGGGCCGTAGCCTGCTGGGCGGCAGCCTGGTCGTGCTTCGCTTCGGGTGGAACACGGATCTGAACCTGGCGCTGCTGAACGTCCGTGAGCAGCTCGACCAGCTCGGCGATGCGCTGCCCGACGAGGCCGAGCGTCCGGTGGTGCTCCGGCTCGACCCGAGCGACCGACCCATCATGCTGCTGGCGCTCCGGCAGGCCCTGCCGCGCGACACGCTCCGACGCGTGGCCGCCGGGGAAAGCTTCCAGGATCTGGTCGCGCTCAAGCGACTGGCCCGCGATGTGGTGGCGCGGCGGCTGGAGCAGCTCGAAGGTGTGGCCCGCGTGCGCGTCACCGGCGGCTACGAGCCCGAAGTCGAGGTGCGGCTCGACCCGGAGCGACTGATTCGGTACGGGCTCACCGTGGCTCAGATTGAGCAGCGCCTGCGGGCGGCCAACGCCACGCTGCCGGGAGGCCTGATCCGTCGCGGACCCTTCCGCTACGCCGTCGAGGTCAGCGGGGCCTTTACGGAGCCGGCCGACGTGGCCGAAACGATTGTGGGCTATGCGGGACGCACCCCGCTGCGGCTGGCCGACGTGGCCGAGGTGCGGCCGGGCGTGGCCGAGCGTCGCGGACTGGTGCGCTTCGACGGCGAAGAAGCGCTGCTCCTGCTGGTGGAGCGGGCCGCCGACGCCAACACGGTCGTCGCCGCACGCCAGGTGCGCCGTACGCTGCGCGAACTGGAAGCCGAGGTGCCGGGCGTCCGGCTCGACGTGGTCGTGGACGAGAGCCTGTTCATCCGGCAGGCGATCGCCGGGGTGCAGCAGGCCGTGCTGCTGGGCGGTGTGCTGGCGCTCGTGGTGCTGCTGGTCTTCCTGCGCCGGCCGCGCGTGCTGCTGGCCGTGGCGGTGGCCGTGCCGCTGTCGCTGGCACTCACGCTGATCGCGTTCGAGGTGGCCGACATCACGCTGAACCTGCTCTCGCTGAGCGGACTGGCGCTGGGCGTGGGTATGCTCGTGGACAACGCGATCGTGGTCACCGAAAACATCGCCCGATTGCGGGAGCAGGGCTACGCTCCACTGGATGCCGCCCGCGAGGGGACCGTCGAGGTCGCCGCGGCCATCACGGCCAGCACGCTGACAACCATTGCGGTTTTCGGGCCGCTGGCGTTCGTCGAAGGACTGGCCGGGCGACTCTTCCGGGATCAGGCGCTGGCCGTGGTCTTTTCGCTGCTGGCCTCGCTGGTGGTGGCGCTTACCGTGGTACCCGTACTGGCTTCGCGGGATCGCCGGTCGGGTCGTCTGGAGCCATTCGGCACGCGCTGGCTGCTGGTGCACTACGAAGCGCTGCTCCGGCGCGCACTGCGTCGGCGCGGGTTGGTGGTGCTCCTGACGCTTCTTGCCCTGGCCGGGGCGGCCCTGATTGCCTGGCACCTGCCCCGCCAGGTGATGCCACACGCCGACCTGAAGCGCCTGACGGTCCATCTGAGCGCGCCGCCCGGCACCGACCTGCCGCAGCTCAGCCGCTGGGCAGCGCAGATCGAAACCGCAGCCCTGCGCCTGCCTGCCGTGCAGCACGTGCTGGCCGACCTGGGCGAGCGCGACGAGGCACGGCTCGACCTGGATCCGCGTCCGCCCTACGAGGGCACGCTGACCGTATTGCTTGACGAGCGGGCCCGCTCGGAAACGGTCGCCGGGCAGCTCCGCCGGATGCCGATGCCCCCGGCGCTGACCGTCGAGGTCCTGCTCGAACGCACGCAACTGGAAGCGTTGCTGGCCCGTGGCGAGGCCGATCTGTGGCTGGACCTGCAGGCGGATCTGCGGGCCGAAGCGGAGGCGGCGGCCGATCAGGTATTGCCGCAATTGCGTCGGGAGCCGGCGCTGGTCAACGTGCGGCGGGCCTTTGCCGAAGAAGTGCCCGGCTACGCGCTGCACTTCCGGCGCGACGTGATGGCCCGCTTCGGCGTGGACGCGCGCCAGCTGGCCGACTGGCTGGCGGCGGCCGCCCGCGGCCTGGAAGCGACGGCGCTGCAGACTGTCAACGAGACGATTCCCATTCGCCTGCGTCTGCCCGAAGCGCAGGCGCTGCAGCGTCTGCTGCAGACGGAGATCCCCACGGCGCAGGGGCTCAAGCCGATCGGCCTGTTCGTCGAGGCGCGTCCGGTCTCGCTCCCCGCCTCGCTGCTGCGGGCGGGTCAGGCACCCGTCGTGCGCCTGCTGGCCGACGTGGCGCCGGGGGCCGATCTGGCCGCCGCCCGCGATGCGCTGGCGCGGGCCCTGGAGGTGCTCCCGCCGGGCGTGCGTGGCACCATCGGCGGGGCTACCGATGCCTTTCGGGAGGGGCTGCGCGGCGCCGCCTGGAGCCTGCTCTTGAGCCTGCTGCTGGTGTTTCTGATCCTGGCGGCCCAGTTCGAAAGCCTGCGCCAGCCGCTGATCATTCTCTTTACCGTGCCGCTGGCCACGATCGGCGTCGTGCTCACGCTGACGCTGACCGGCCAGTCGGTCAACCTGATGAGCCTGACCGGCCTGGTGGTGCTCGTCGGGATCGTCGTGAACGACGCGATCATCAAGGTGGACTTCATCAACCGGCGTCGGGCCGAGGGCATGCCGCTGCTTGAGGCGATCGAAGCGGCCGGACGCGACCGCCTGCGCCCGATTCTGATGACCACGGTCACGACCGTGCTGGGTCTGCTGCCGCTGGCGCTCGGGCTGGGGGCCGGGGCTGCGTTGCAGCAGCCGCTGGCCATTACGATCATTGGCGGACTCACCAGCGCCACGCTGCTGACGCTGATCGTGGTCCCGGTACTCTACGTGCTCGTGGCTGGAAGCGAGCGGCGAACCCTATGA
- a CDS encoding efflux RND transporter permease subunit, producing MNARPTSGGWAGWLRRPVAILSWATALLLAGLWVGRQIPIEWVPRVELAEVHVAAYWPGAAPRQVEQYVTAPIERAVQRVPGTVHVESLSEEGRATIILQVAPDVPLGPYVAQVREELARLRNVLPDRVVPQLTRAVPEQLREQQGFLTLQLVGPLEPEALRRLADELVAPRLRSVPGVAFVRVAGGRERELLITLDPDRLEAYGLAPVRVQQQLIDALRDRSYGRWQTGRNSWLLFTPPETDLDAIRNLVLHQAGPDAAPFRLRDVARIRLGPAPARSISRVDGQPVVTLSIDRKPGSHLLTVAEAVHATVERLRAELPEGVRLLVVLDRSEDVRKQLRDLMVRGGLGFALLVLVLLALLQSVRACVAVLFSVGVAVAVALLLFRPLGLTLNLITLAGMALVAGLLVDNSVVVVEQLLVQRQRLRVRGLQGLALDAEATRRALQTVWLPLLGGTLTTMVVALPLVYLSGELRTLFLPFGVLVAFTLGASLLSAVLIVPVLGRFLPTPPPVPVRQRRRLRRLIALPYWLAARWPRLTLLVLFLAVGIPLWMLPDTWKLPDEDEQEVVEDTAWQLAKERLARLYNATLGHDRVQEVRRLVEPLLGGVLLPFFQKTTFGRRWHFEVRPEVYVYMAFPPGTPIGRADTLMRRFEAVALASPSVARTVAQITEQVAYLRVRFTEASLRTIEPYLVRERLIQQAVQLAGLRYLSVSGLLEQGYYSGSGVNISEFRIAAYGPSYEDLEALCERLAQRLKAATPRVAAVNYNVDRYGRPDAREVLQFRWTPEAQLRTGLTAGDLAAALRPVFNTRFPFFRAPVADEPYLPVRIEVAGAEQIDVARLITQPLPVTDSVQVQLAALAPPEIVPTPSAIERFDQQYRRYISVDFRGPWRLGDRVIRQVVESMPLPPGYRLQYPTYAIFGERELKRTAGWMLPITIALVFLIAAMVFESWRLPLVMLLSLPMAALGVAVGFLWSGANFAEGAFIGLVLLAGVAVNDSLLLLDRYRQLQAQRPHGRPDLLIRLAVRERLRPMWTTTLSSIVALLPLLLFPDEEGFWLGLAVTVIGGLLAATLLAPLATVALISRRRG from the coding sequence ATGAACGCGCGGCCAACATCCGGCGGATGGGCGGGATGGCTGCGCCGTCCCGTGGCGATCCTGTCGTGGGCGACGGCCCTGCTGCTGGCCGGGCTGTGGGTGGGGCGTCAGATTCCGATCGAGTGGGTGCCGCGGGTGGAGCTGGCCGAAGTGCACGTTGCTGCCTACTGGCCGGGCGCGGCACCCCGACAGGTCGAGCAATACGTGACGGCACCCATCGAACGGGCCGTGCAGCGCGTGCCCGGCACGGTACACGTCGAGAGCCTGTCGGAAGAGGGGCGCGCGACCATCATCCTGCAGGTGGCGCCGGACGTGCCGCTGGGACCCTACGTGGCGCAGGTGCGTGAAGAACTGGCCCGGCTGCGAAACGTGCTGCCCGACCGGGTGGTGCCCCAGCTCACGCGGGCCGTGCCCGAGCAATTGCGCGAGCAGCAGGGCTTTCTGACGCTGCAGCTTGTGGGACCGCTTGAGCCCGAAGCGCTGCGCCGGCTGGCCGACGAGCTGGTAGCCCCGCGCCTGCGGAGCGTACCCGGCGTGGCCTTTGTGCGGGTGGCCGGCGGGCGCGAGCGGGAACTGCTCATCACGCTGGATCCGGATCGGCTGGAAGCCTATGGCCTGGCTCCGGTCCGCGTGCAGCAACAACTGATCGACGCGCTGCGCGATCGGAGCTACGGCCGCTGGCAGACCGGTCGGAACTCCTGGCTGCTCTTCACCCCGCCCGAGACCGATCTGGACGCCATTCGCAACCTGGTCTTGCATCAAGCCGGACCCGACGCCGCGCCGTTCCGCCTGCGCGATGTGGCCCGCATTCGACTGGGACCGGCTCCGGCCCGCTCGATCAGCCGCGTGGACGGCCAGCCGGTGGTGACGCTGTCGATCGATCGAAAGCCGGGCAGCCACCTGCTGACGGTGGCCGAGGCCGTGCACGCGACCGTCGAACGGCTGCGCGCCGAGCTGCCCGAAGGCGTGCGGCTGCTGGTGGTGCTGGATCGCAGTGAGGATGTGCGCAAACAACTGCGGGACCTGATGGTGCGGGGCGGGCTGGGGTTTGCGCTGCTCGTGCTGGTGCTGCTGGCATTGCTGCAGAGCGTGCGGGCCTGCGTGGCCGTGCTCTTCAGCGTGGGCGTGGCGGTGGCCGTGGCGCTGCTGCTGTTCCGGCCGCTGGGGCTGACGCTGAACCTGATCACGCTGGCAGGCATGGCACTGGTGGCCGGGCTGCTGGTGGACAACAGCGTGGTGGTGGTCGAACAACTCCTGGTCCAACGGCAACGGCTGCGTGTCCGGGGGCTCCAGGGACTGGCACTTGATGCCGAAGCGACGCGCCGGGCGTTGCAGACCGTCTGGCTGCCGCTGCTGGGCGGCACGCTCACCACCATGGTCGTGGCATTGCCGCTCGTGTACCTGAGCGGGGAGCTGCGCACGCTGTTTCTGCCCTTCGGCGTGCTGGTGGCCTTCACGCTGGGCGCTTCGCTGCTCAGCGCCGTGCTGATCGTGCCCGTGCTGGGCCGTTTTCTGCCCACGCCTCCGCCGGTGCCGGTGCGCCAGCGTCGCCGCCTGCGCCGGTTGATTGCACTTCCCTACTGGCTGGCCGCCCGCTGGCCGCGTCTGACGCTGCTTGTGCTGTTTCTGGCCGTGGGCATTCCGCTCTGGATGCTGCCCGATACGTGGAAGCTGCCGGACGAAGACGAGCAGGAAGTCGTCGAAGACACAGCGTGGCAGCTCGCAAAGGAGCGGCTGGCCCGCCTGTACAACGCCACGCTGGGGCACGATCGCGTGCAGGAGGTGCGCCGGCTTGTGGAGCCGTTGCTGGGCGGCGTGCTGCTGCCTTTCTTCCAGAAAACCACTTTCGGACGGCGCTGGCACTTCGAAGTCCGGCCCGAGGTGTACGTCTACATGGCCTTTCCGCCGGGTACCCCGATCGGACGGGCCGATACGCTGATGCGGCGCTTCGAAGCCGTGGCGCTGGCTTCACCGTCGGTCGCCCGCACCGTGGCGCAGATCACCGAGCAGGTAGCCTACCTGCGCGTGCGCTTCACGGAGGCCTCGCTGCGCACCATCGAACCCTACCTGGTTCGCGAGCGGCTCATCCAGCAGGCCGTCCAGCTGGCCGGACTGCGCTACCTGTCGGTGAGCGGTCTGCTTGAACAGGGATACTACAGCGGCAGCGGTGTGAACATTTCCGAATTTCGGATTGCCGCCTACGGGCCCAGCTACGAAGACCTGGAAGCGCTCTGCGAGCGGCTGGCGCAACGTCTGAAAGCGGCCACGCCCCGGGTGGCGGCCGTCAACTACAACGTGGACCGCTACGGCCGGCCCGACGCCCGCGAAGTGCTGCAATTCCGGTGGACGCCCGAGGCGCAACTGCGCACCGGCCTGACGGCGGGCGATCTGGCCGCCGCGCTGCGGCCCGTCTTCAACACGCGTTTTCCGTTCTTCCGGGCGCCTGTGGCCGACGAACCCTACCTGCCCGTTCGCATCGAAGTGGCCGGCGCCGAGCAGATCGACGTGGCGCGGCTGATCACACAGCCGCTGCCCGTGACCGATAGCGTGCAGGTGCAACTGGCCGCGCTGGCCCCGCCGGAGATCGTGCCCACGCCCTCGGCCATCGAGCGCTTCGACCAGCAGTACCGGCGCTACATCAGCGTGGACTTCCGGGGACCATGGCGGCTGGGCGACCGCGTCATCCGCCAGGTGGTCGAATCGATGCCGCTGCCGCCGGGCTACCGCCTGCAGTATCCCACCTACGCCATCTTCGGCGAACGCGAACTCAAACGCACGGCCGGCTGGATGCTGCCCATCACGATTGCGCTGGTATTTCTGATTGCGGCCATGGTGTTCGAGTCGTGGCGGCTGCCTCTCGTCATGCTGCTGAGCCTGCCCATGGCCGCCCTGGGCGTGGCGGTCGGCTTCCTATGGAGCGGGGCGAACTTCGCCGAAGGCGCGTTCATCGGACTGGTGCTGCTGGCCGGTGTGGCCGTCAACGACAGCCTGCTGCTGCTCGACCGTTACCGCCAGCTTCAGGCGCAGCGGCCGCACGGGCGGCCCGACCTGCTGATTCGCCTGGCCGTGCGCGAGCGGCTGCGTCCCATGTGGACCACGACGCTGTCGTCCATCGTGGCCCTGCTGCCGCTGCTGCTTTTTCCCGACGAAGAGGGCTTCTGGCTGGGACTGGCCGTGACCGTCATCGGCGGCCTGCTCGCTGCGACCCTGCTGGCACCCCTGGCCACCGTCGCCCTGATCAGCCGACGCAGGGGCTGA